From one Streptomyces sp. N50 genomic stretch:
- the fdhD gene encoding formate dehydrogenase accessory sulfurtransferase FdhD, whose translation MGRVTERRKVTRIRDGVVTTRPDTLVAEEPLEIRLNGKPLAITMRTPGDDFALAAGFLVSEGVLANAYDLQNIVYCAGATVDGSNSYNVVDVRTSPDVVMPDITLERNVYTTSSCGLCGKASLDAVRTTARWPIADTPPVRVEPSLLAGLPDRLRAAQRVFDRTGGLHAAALFSEEGELLDVREDVGRHNAVDKLVGRALQNGDLPLSRVILLVSGRASFELAQKAVMAGIPVLAAVSAPSSLAVDLAAETGLTLVGFLRGSNMNVYAGEDRIALRATATQG comes from the coding sequence ATGGGACGAGTCACGGAACGACGCAAGGTGACCCGGATCCGGGACGGCGTGGTCACCACCCGCCCGGACACGCTCGTCGCCGAGGAACCCCTGGAGATCCGGCTCAACGGCAAGCCGCTCGCGATCACCATGCGCACCCCCGGCGACGACTTCGCGCTCGCGGCCGGGTTCCTGGTCAGCGAGGGTGTACTGGCTAACGCATACGATCTGCAGAACATCGTGTACTGCGCGGGGGCGACCGTAGACGGTTCGAACTCGTACAACGTGGTGGACGTACGGACGTCTCCCGACGTGGTGATGCCGGACATCACGTTGGAACGCAACGTGTATACGACGTCCTCATGCGGTCTGTGCGGCAAGGCGAGCCTGGACGCGGTCCGGACGACGGCGCGCTGGCCCATCGCCGACACTCCCCCGGTCCGTGTCGAGCCCTCGCTGCTCGCGGGCCTCCCCGACCGGCTGCGCGCGGCCCAGCGGGTCTTCGACCGGACCGGGGGTCTGCACGCGGCGGCCCTGTTCAGCGAGGAGGGCGAGCTGCTGGACGTACGGGAGGACGTGGGCCGGCACAACGCGGTCGACAAGCTGGTCGGCCGTGCCCTGCAGAACGGGGACCTGCCGCTGTCCCGGGTGATCCTGCTGGTCTCGGGCCGGGCCTCGTTCGAGCTGGCCCAGAAGGCCGTGATGGCGGGCATCCCGGTGCTGGCGGCGGTGTCGGCGCCCTCGTCGCTGGCCGTGGACCTGGCGGCGGAGACGGGCCTGACCCTGGTGGGCTTCCTGCGCGGCAGCAACATGAACGTGTACGCGGGCGAGGACCGCATCGCCCTGCGGGCCACGGCCACCCAGGGCTGA
- a CDS encoding 2-dehydropantoate 2-reductase — translation MRVAVLGAGAIGAYVGAALHRAGADVHLVARGPHLAAMRQHGVQVLSPRGDFTARAHATDDPAEIGPVDFVLLGLKANSYAACGPLIEPLLHDTTAVVAAQNGIPWWYFHAHGGPYDGQRVESVDPDGAVSAVLAPERAVGCVVYAATELAGPGVVRHLEGTRFSIGEPDRSISARCLALSEAMRAGGLKCPVEAELRNDIWLKLLGNISFNPISALARATMRQMCLHGGTRKVIETMMTETLSVAEALGCEVGVSIERRLAGAERVGDHRTSTLQDLERGKPLELDVLLAAVVELAEITGVEVPTLRTVHAISDLLALRSAA, via the coding sequence GTGAGAGTCGCAGTCCTCGGCGCCGGTGCGATCGGTGCCTATGTCGGCGCCGCGCTGCACCGTGCGGGCGCCGATGTGCATCTCGTCGCCCGTGGACCGCATCTCGCGGCCATGAGGCAGCACGGCGTCCAGGTCCTCAGCCCGCGCGGCGACTTCACCGCCCGCGCCCACGCCACCGACGACCCGGCCGAGATCGGCCCGGTCGACTTCGTCCTCCTCGGCCTGAAGGCCAACTCGTATGCGGCGTGCGGGCCGTTGATCGAGCCGCTGCTGCACGACACCACGGCCGTCGTGGCCGCCCAGAACGGCATCCCCTGGTGGTACTTCCACGCCCATGGCGGCCCCTACGACGGGCAGCGCGTCGAGAGCGTGGACCCGGACGGCGCGGTCAGTGCGGTGCTCGCGCCCGAACGGGCTGTCGGCTGTGTCGTCTACGCGGCAACGGAGCTTGCGGGACCGGGAGTTGTGCGCCATCTCGAAGGCACCCGGTTCTCCATCGGCGAGCCCGACCGCAGCATCTCGGCGCGCTGTCTGGCACTGAGCGAGGCCATGCGGGCGGGCGGTTTGAAGTGCCCGGTCGAGGCGGAGCTGCGCAACGACATCTGGCTCAAGCTGCTCGGCAACATCTCCTTCAACCCGATCAGCGCGCTGGCCCGCGCCACCATGCGGCAGATGTGTCTGCACGGCGGTACCCGCAAGGTCATCGAGACCATGATGACCGAGACGCTGTCCGTCGCCGAGGCGCTGGGCTGCGAGGTCGGCGTCTCCATCGAACGGCGGCTCGCGGGCGCGGAACGCGTCGGCGACCACCGCACCTCGACGCTCCAGGACCTGGAGCGCGGCAAGCCGCTCGAACTCGACGTACTCCTCGCGGCCGTGGTCGAGTTGGCGGAGATCACCGGCGTGGAGGTGCCCACCCTGCGCACCGTGCACGCCATCTCGGATCTGCTCGCGCTGAGGAGTGCCGCGTGA
- a CDS encoding ATP-binding protein, producing MIVWLNGTHGAGKTTTSPLVQQLIPDSRVFDAEKVGETLMDITPGLPATDNFQHWPPWRPLVVETARRILDYTGGTLVIPMTVLVERYWREISAGLAQHAIPVRHFVLHADQDTLRGRIAGDTVLGPDSPFRLQYLEPYAEAARTWLHREAEVVDTTHLTPAEAARRIAESVQG from the coding sequence ATGATCGTATGGCTCAACGGCACGCACGGAGCGGGCAAGACGACGACCAGTCCGCTGGTGCAGCAACTGATCCCGGATTCACGGGTGTTCGACGCCGAGAAGGTCGGCGAGACGCTCATGGACATCACGCCGGGGCTGCCCGCGACGGACAACTTCCAGCACTGGCCGCCATGGCGCCCGCTCGTCGTCGAGACCGCCCGCCGCATACTCGACTACACCGGCGGCACGCTGGTGATCCCCATGACGGTCCTGGTCGAGCGGTACTGGCGCGAGATCAGCGCGGGCCTCGCCCAACACGCCATCCCGGTACGGCACTTCGTCCTCCACGCCGACCAGGACACGCTCCGCGGGCGCATCGCGGGTGACACTGTCCTCGGCCCCGACTCACCGTTCCGTCTGCAATACCTGGAGCCCTACGCCGAAGCGGCCCGCACCTGGCTGCACCGTGAGGCCGAGGTCGTCGACACCACGCACCTCACCCCCGCCGAGGCCGCCCGGCGGATCGCGGAGTCCGTCCAGGGCTGA
- a CDS encoding OFA family MFS transporter: MSPPVAPPAWSRWLVPPAALSVHLSIGQAYAWSVFKPPLESSLNLSGTQSALPFQLAIVMLGLSAAFGGTLVERNGPRWAMTVALVCFSSGFLISALGAETKQFWLIVLGYGFVGGIGLGIGYISPVSTLIKWFPDRPGMATGIAIMGFGGGALIASPWSAQMLKSFGSDNTGIAQSFLVLGLSYAVFMTLGVFLVRVPRTDDHKDTASAPSVLTGVQVSANSAVRTPQFWCLWVVLCMNVTAGIGILEKAAPMITDFFAGTSTPVSVSAAAGFVALLSAANMAGRIGWSSTSDLIGRKNIYRVYLGVGAVMYALIALFGDSSKPLFILCALVILSFYGGGFATVPAYLKDLFGTYQVGAIHGRLLTAWSLAGVLGPLIVNWIADHQKAAGKHGASLYDTSFIIMIGLLVIGFVANELVKPVDARHHHIPAPREAADVERQQSESA; the protein is encoded by the coding sequence ATGAGTCCCCCAGTCGCACCCCCGGCGTGGAGCCGCTGGCTGGTTCCGCCCGCCGCCCTCTCGGTACACCTCTCCATCGGCCAGGCTTACGCCTGGAGCGTCTTCAAGCCGCCGCTCGAGTCCTCACTGAACCTCAGCGGCACACAGAGCGCCCTGCCCTTCCAGCTCGCGATCGTCATGCTCGGCCTCTCGGCCGCGTTCGGCGGCACCCTCGTCGAACGCAACGGGCCGCGCTGGGCGATGACCGTCGCCCTGGTCTGCTTCTCCTCCGGCTTCCTGATCTCCGCGCTCGGTGCGGAGACGAAACAGTTCTGGCTGATCGTCCTCGGCTACGGCTTCGTCGGCGGGATCGGCCTCGGCATCGGCTACATCTCACCGGTCTCGACCCTGATCAAGTGGTTCCCGGACCGCCCCGGCATGGCCACCGGCATCGCCATCATGGGCTTCGGCGGCGGCGCGCTCATCGCCTCCCCGTGGTCGGCCCAGATGCTCAAGTCGTTCGGCTCCGACAACACCGGCATCGCCCAGTCGTTCCTCGTACTCGGGCTTTCGTATGCGGTATTCATGACGCTCGGCGTGTTCCTCGTGCGGGTTCCGCGCACCGACGACCACAAGGACACAGCGAGCGCGCCCAGCGTCCTCACGGGCGTGCAGGTCTCCGCCAACAGCGCCGTCCGCACCCCACAGTTCTGGTGCCTGTGGGTCGTCCTGTGCATGAACGTGACCGCGGGCATCGGCATCCTGGAGAAGGCCGCCCCGATGATCACGGACTTCTTCGCGGGCACCTCCACCCCCGTCTCGGTGTCGGCCGCCGCCGGTTTCGTCGCGCTGCTCTCCGCAGCCAACATGGCGGGCCGTATCGGCTGGTCCTCGACCTCCGACCTGATCGGCCGCAAGAACATCTACCGCGTCTACCTCGGCGTCGGCGCGGTCATGTACGCGCTCATCGCACTGTTCGGCGACTCCTCGAAGCCGCTGTTCATCCTGTGCGCACTGGTGATCCTCTCCTTCTACGGCGGCGGTTTCGCGACCGTGCCCGCCTACCTGAAGGACCTCTTCGGGACCTACCAGGTCGGCGCGATCCACGGCCGGCTGCTCACCGCCTGGTCCCTGGCCGGTGTCCTCGGACCGCTGATCGTGAACTGGATCGCCGACCACCAGAAGGCCGCCGGCAAACACGGCGCGTCCCTCTACGACACGTCCTTCATCATCATGATCGGGCTGCTCGTCATCGGGTTCGTCGCCAACGAACTCGTCAAGCCCGTCGACGCCCGCCACCACCACATCCCCGCCCCGAGGGAGGCCGCCGATGTCGAACGACAGCAGTCAGAGTCCGCCTGA
- a CDS encoding beta-ketoacyl-ACP synthase III, whose product MNGTRIAAVGHYQPAKVLTNEDLAGMVDTSHEWITSRVGIKTRHIAGPDEPVDELAAHAAAKALAAAGLTPGDIDLVLVATSTAIDRSPNMAARVAARLGIPSPAAMDINVVCAGFTHALATADHTVRAGAATRALVIGADKMSEVTDWSDRTTCVLVGDGAGAAVVEAADEPGIGPVLWGSVPEMGHAVRIEGTPPRFAQEGQSVYRWATTQLPPIARKACEKAGLTPADLAGVVLHQANLRIIEPLAEKIGAVNAVVARDVVQSGNTSAASIPLAFSKLVEQGAVRTGDPVLLFGFGGNLSYAGQVVRCP is encoded by the coding sequence ATGAACGGCACGCGGATCGCCGCCGTCGGTCACTACCAGCCCGCCAAGGTACTCACCAACGAGGACCTGGCGGGCATGGTCGACACCAGCCACGAGTGGATCACCTCCCGGGTGGGCATCAAGACGCGACACATCGCCGGGCCCGACGAACCCGTGGACGAGCTGGCCGCGCACGCCGCCGCCAAGGCCCTCGCCGCCGCGGGCCTGACGCCCGGGGACATCGACCTGGTCCTCGTCGCCACCTCCACGGCCATCGACCGCTCCCCGAACATGGCCGCGCGCGTAGCCGCCCGCCTCGGCATCCCGTCGCCCGCCGCCATGGACATCAACGTCGTGTGCGCCGGCTTCACCCACGCCCTGGCCACCGCCGACCACACCGTCCGAGCGGGAGCGGCCACCCGGGCCCTGGTCATCGGCGCCGACAAGATGTCCGAGGTCACCGACTGGAGCGACCGTACGACCTGTGTCCTCGTCGGCGACGGAGCGGGAGCCGCCGTCGTCGAGGCCGCCGACGAACCCGGCATCGGCCCGGTCCTGTGGGGTTCCGTGCCCGAGATGGGGCACGCGGTACGGATCGAGGGCACGCCCCCGCGGTTCGCGCAGGAGGGCCAGAGCGTCTACCGCTGGGCCACCACCCAGCTCCCGCCGATCGCCCGCAAGGCCTGCGAGAAGGCGGGCCTGACCCCGGCCGACCTCGCCGGTGTCGTCCTCCACCAGGCGAACCTGCGCATCATCGAGCCCCTCGCCGAGAAGATCGGCGCCGTCAACGCGGTCGTCGCCCGCGATGTCGTCCAATCGGGCAACACCTCGGCCGCCAGCATCCCGCTCGCGTTCTCGAAACTCGTCGAACAGGGCGCCGTCCGCACCGGCGACCCCGTCCTGCTGTTCGGCTTCGGCGGGAACCTGTCGTACGCCGGCCAGGTCGTCCGGTGCCCGTGA
- a CDS encoding GntR family transcriptional regulator: MLSQGLPQGAVPKLERPGPLRDRVYEALLELITTRALQPGQHLVESELAGHLGVSRQPVREALQRLNTEGWVDLRPAQGAFVHEPTEEEADQLLTVRTLLEAEAARLAAVNAGSAGIAVLEELCAEGERAVDADDVDAAVAMNARFHAKVMELAGNAVLAELAAQVDRRVRWYYTPVARQRGVASWIEHRHLIDAITARDELRAGLLMREHTEHTRRSYHERAKS; encoded by the coding sequence ATGTTGTCGCAAGGACTGCCGCAGGGGGCGGTGCCCAAACTCGAACGCCCGGGCCCGCTGCGCGACCGCGTCTACGAGGCGCTGCTCGAACTCATCACCACGCGCGCGCTGCAGCCCGGTCAGCATCTCGTCGAGAGTGAACTCGCCGGGCACCTGGGAGTGTCCCGGCAGCCGGTGCGTGAGGCGCTGCAGCGGCTCAACACCGAGGGCTGGGTCGATCTACGGCCCGCCCAGGGCGCGTTCGTGCACGAGCCGACGGAGGAGGAGGCCGACCAACTCCTCACCGTACGCACGCTGTTGGAGGCCGAGGCCGCCCGGCTCGCCGCCGTCAACGCGGGCAGCGCCGGGATCGCCGTCCTGGAGGAGCTGTGCGCGGAGGGTGAGCGCGCCGTCGACGCCGACGACGTGGACGCCGCCGTCGCCATGAACGCCCGCTTCCACGCGAAGGTCATGGAGCTCGCGGGCAACGCCGTCCTCGCCGAACTCGCCGCGCAGGTCGACCGCAGGGTCCGCTGGTACTACACCCCGGTGGCCCGTCAGCGCGGCGTGGCGTCGTGGATCGAGCACCGCCACCTGATCGACGCGATCACCGCCCGCGACGAGCTGCGCGCCGGCCTGCTGATGCGCGAACACACCGAGCACACCCGGCGGTCGTACCACGAGCGCGCCAAGTCCTGA
- a CDS encoding OFA family MFS transporter — MTADPITTNESGAANRPYREVTDAHGRVYRVGETDRDILGHSRKIMIYLPWIAMMAISVFEYAYGSAEDTLSSAHGWTQSNTFWILSIWVFFQAGIAFPAGWMREKGILTARRAMYIGSVLCVIGFLALSHLSNVWLAIIGFGVIGGVGAGLVYATCINMVGKWFPERRGARTGFVNGGFAYGSLPFIFIFNYAFDTGNYHRVLDLIGCYILIVVFGCAFFFKDPPQNWWPADIDPLTYGGNDKSATSLAKNPPAVKQFTPKEAIRTGMLPLMWLSIVLTAGVSIFGISFQVDFAKDVGFGPLVAASSMGIMAVINGIGRAVVGWLSDLWGRKLTLVFVILVLGLAQFGVIWAGHLRSEWLFLFFAFLSGFGGGAFYPMFAALTPDYFGENFNATNYGLVYSGKLVSGLFGGGLGSMVVAAWGYNGAYALAGGVSMVAAAIALLLRQPGRGDRELTQAPQPQPAA, encoded by the coding sequence ATGACCGCAGATCCCATCACCACGAACGAATCCGGCGCCGCGAACCGTCCCTACCGTGAAGTGACCGACGCCCACGGCCGCGTCTACCGCGTCGGCGAGACCGACCGGGACATCCTCGGCCACTCGCGCAAGATCATGATCTATCTGCCGTGGATCGCCATGATGGCGATCAGTGTCTTCGAGTACGCGTACGGCTCCGCGGAGGACACCCTGTCCAGCGCGCATGGCTGGACGCAGAGCAACACCTTCTGGATCCTGAGCATTTGGGTCTTCTTCCAGGCCGGCATCGCCTTCCCGGCGGGCTGGATGCGCGAGAAGGGCATCCTCACGGCGCGCCGGGCGATGTACATCGGCTCGGTGCTGTGCGTCATCGGCTTCCTGGCCCTGTCGCACCTGAGCAATGTGTGGCTGGCGATCATCGGCTTCGGCGTGATCGGCGGTGTCGGTGCCGGTCTCGTCTACGCGACTTGCATCAACATGGTCGGCAAGTGGTTCCCCGAACGGCGGGGCGCCCGCACGGGGTTCGTCAACGGCGGCTTCGCGTACGGCTCGCTGCCGTTCATCTTCATCTTCAACTACGCCTTCGACACGGGGAATTACCACCGGGTCCTGGATCTGATCGGGTGTTACATCCTGATCGTGGTGTTCGGCTGCGCGTTCTTCTTCAAGGACCCGCCGCAGAACTGGTGGCCCGCCGACATCGACCCGCTGACCTACGGCGGCAACGACAAGAGCGCGACGAGCCTCGCCAAGAACCCGCCCGCCGTGAAGCAGTTCACCCCCAAGGAGGCCATCCGTACCGGCATGCTGCCCCTGATGTGGCTGTCCATCGTGCTCACCGCCGGGGTGTCGATCTTCGGGATCTCCTTCCAGGTCGACTTCGCCAAGGACGTCGGCTTCGGCCCGCTGGTCGCGGCCTCCTCGATGGGCATCATGGCCGTCATCAACGGCATCGGCCGCGCGGTCGTCGGCTGGCTGTCGGACCTGTGGGGCCGCAAACTCACCCTGGTCTTCGTCATTTTGGTCCTGGGCCTCGCCCAGTTCGGCGTGATCTGGGCCGGCCATCTGCGCAGCGAGTGGCTGTTCCTGTTCTTCGCCTTCCTCTCCGGCTTCGGCGGCGGCGCGTTCTACCCGATGTTCGCCGCGCTGACCCCGGACTACTTCGGCGAGAACTTCAACGCCACCAACTACGGCCTGGTGTACAGCGGAAAGCTCGTCAGCGGCCTCTTCGGCGGCGGCCTCGGCTCGATGGTGGTCGCGGCCTGGGGCTACAACGGCGCGTACGCACTCGCCGGAGGCGTCTCGATGGTGGCGGCGGCCATCGCGTTGCTGCTGCGTCAACCAGGGCGCGGGGACAGGGAGTTGACGCAGGCTCCCCAACCGCAGCCCGCGGCCTGA
- a CDS encoding OFA family MFS transporter, with product MARTDYQTSAPYREVTDRHGRVYRIGESDVDIMGRARKWMVVLPWVGMMGISSAEYAFTSAEETLHDAHLWSSGHIFWLMGVWVFFQAAVAFPAGRLRESGQLPARTAMLLGALGTLLGYLALAFAPNVLVAYFGFGMCSGIGAGLVYATCVNMVGKWYPERKGGKTGFVNGGFAYGSVPFVFLFTSVLDLGNYKVLLSLVGVGLCLVVASAGWFFRDPPKNWWPAHVDPLKAAQDPRIRRALEKNPPAVKQYTPKEAARTPVLWMMWFCLLCTAGINIFGIAFQVPFGKDMGFAGGIVATAMSLKAIVNGTGRGVIGWISDRYGRRHTLIIVCLVLGTAQFGVLVSGQMGSMPFFLFCSMVSGFGGGAIFPLFAAMTADYFGENNNASNYGMVYSSKLISGLVGSGLGAVVVGEWDYHGAFVLAGSVGLASAVLALFLKAPGRPNSRRIVPNPHPLGEEMA from the coding sequence ATGGCAAGAACGGACTACCAAACGTCCGCCCCCTACAGGGAGGTGACGGACCGTCACGGCCGCGTGTACCGCATCGGTGAGTCCGATGTCGACATCATGGGCCGGGCGCGCAAGTGGATGGTCGTCCTGCCCTGGGTGGGCATGATGGGCATCAGCTCCGCCGAGTACGCGTTCACGTCGGCGGAGGAGACGCTCCACGACGCGCATCTGTGGAGCAGTGGGCACATCTTCTGGCTGATGGGCGTCTGGGTGTTCTTCCAGGCGGCCGTCGCCTTCCCGGCCGGGCGGTTGCGTGAGAGTGGTCAACTCCCGGCTCGTACGGCCATGTTGCTCGGCGCGCTCGGCACCCTGCTGGGCTATCTGGCGCTGGCCTTCGCACCGAACGTGCTCGTTGCCTACTTCGGCTTCGGCATGTGCAGCGGTATCGGCGCCGGTCTGGTGTACGCGACCTGCGTGAACATGGTCGGCAAGTGGTACCCGGAGCGCAAGGGCGGCAAGACGGGCTTCGTCAACGGCGGATTCGCCTACGGCTCCGTGCCGTTCGTGTTCCTCTTCACCTCCGTGCTCGACCTCGGCAACTACAAGGTGCTGCTCAGCCTGGTCGGCGTAGGCCTGTGTCTGGTGGTGGCGTCGGCGGGCTGGTTCTTCCGCGATCCGCCGAAGAACTGGTGGCCCGCGCACGTCGATCCGCTGAAGGCGGCCCAAGACCCCAGGATCCGGCGGGCGTTGGAGAAGAACCCGCCGGCGGTCAAGCAGTACACACCCAAGGAGGCCGCCCGTACCCCCGTGCTCTGGATGATGTGGTTCTGTCTGCTGTGCACAGCCGGCATCAACATCTTCGGCATCGCCTTCCAGGTGCCGTTCGGCAAGGACATGGGCTTCGCGGGCGGGATCGTGGCCACGGCGATGTCCCTCAAGGCGATCGTGAACGGCACCGGGCGCGGTGTCATCGGCTGGATCTCCGACCGCTACGGCCGCCGCCACACGCTGATCATCGTGTGTCTCGTGCTCGGTACGGCCCAGTTCGGCGTGCTGGTCTCGGGCCAGATGGGCAGCATGCCGTTCTTCCTGTTCTGTTCCATGGTCTCGGGCTTCGGCGGCGGGGCGATCTTCCCGCTGTTCGCGGCCATGACGGCCGACTACTTCGGTGAGAACAACAACGCCAGCAACTACGGGATGGTCTACAGCTCGAAGCTGATCTCGGGGCTCGTCGGCTCCGGCCTGGGCGCGGTCGTCGTGGGTGAGTGGGACTACCACGGCGCGTTCGTCCTGGCCGGTTCGGTGGGCCTGGCCTCCGCGGTGCTGGCGCTCTTCCTCAAGGCTCCGGGAAGGCCCAACTCCCGGCGCATCGTGCCCAATCCGCACCCGCTCGGCGAGGAGATGGCGTGA
- a CDS encoding acetate--CoA ligase family protein has translation MAEDRTLRVRALLDSVRAEGRFALTAPEGKVIADAYGIAVPGEELATDVDEAVAYAARFGGPVAMKIVSPDILHKTDAGGVVVGVEGAADVRAAFHRIVDNARGYDADARIEGVQVQELLPQGQEVIVGAVTDPTFGKVVAFGLGGVLVEVLKDVTFRLAPVTPDEALSMLDSIRAAEILRGVRGAPAVDRWAIAEQIRRVSQLVADFPEIAEVDLNPVIATPEGAVAADIRVILAASQPVPRRRYTLDEILTTMRRLMEPTSVAVIGASNEQGKIGNSVMRNLVDGGFAGEIHPVNPKADDILGRKAYKSVTDVPGEVDVAVFAIPARFVAAALEEVGRKNIPNAVLIPSGFAETGEVQLQEEIVEIAERYGVRLLGPNIYGYYSTWQDLCATFCTPYDVKGGVALTSQSGGIGMAILGFARTTKTGVSAIVGLGNKSDLDEDDLLTWFGEDPHTECIAMHLEDLKDGRAFVEAARKTVPRKPVVVLKAGRTAAGAKAAGSHTGALAGDDAVYSDILKQAGVIRAPGLNDMLEYARGLPVLPTPKGDNVVIITGAGGSGVLLSDAVTDNGLSLMEIPPDLDASFREFIPPFGAAGNPVDITGGEPPSTYEATIRLGLEDPRIHALVLGYWHTIVTPPMVFAELTARVVAEFKERGIEKPVVASLAGDVEVEEACQYLYERGVVAYPYTTEKPVAVLGAKYQWARAAGLLGGGS, from the coding sequence ATGGCAGAGGACCGGACCCTGAGGGTGCGCGCACTCCTCGACTCCGTGCGGGCCGAGGGACGGTTCGCGCTCACCGCGCCGGAGGGCAAGGTGATCGCCGACGCGTACGGGATCGCCGTACCGGGCGAGGAGTTGGCGACGGACGTCGACGAGGCGGTGGCGTACGCGGCGCGGTTCGGCGGGCCCGTCGCCATGAAGATCGTCTCGCCCGACATCCTGCACAAGACCGACGCCGGCGGAGTCGTCGTCGGGGTCGAGGGCGCCGCGGACGTACGGGCCGCGTTCCACAGGATCGTCGACAACGCACGTGGCTACGACGCCGACGCCCGTATCGAGGGCGTCCAGGTACAGGAGTTGCTGCCGCAGGGGCAGGAGGTGATCGTCGGCGCGGTGACCGACCCGACGTTCGGAAAGGTGGTCGCGTTCGGGCTCGGCGGGGTGCTCGTCGAGGTGCTGAAGGACGTGACGTTCCGGCTCGCTCCCGTGACCCCGGACGAAGCGCTGTCGATGCTGGACTCGATTCGGGCGGCGGAGATCCTGCGCGGGGTGCGCGGCGCACCGGCCGTCGACCGATGGGCGATCGCGGAGCAGATCCGCCGGGTGTCCCAACTGGTCGCGGACTTCCCGGAGATCGCCGAGGTGGACCTCAACCCGGTGATCGCGACGCCGGAGGGCGCGGTCGCGGCAGACATCCGCGTCATCCTCGCCGCATCGCAGCCGGTACCCCGTCGACGGTATACACTCGACGAAATCCTGACGACCATGCGCCGACTGATGGAGCCGACCTCGGTCGCCGTGATCGGTGCCTCGAACGAGCAGGGCAAGATCGGCAATTCGGTGATGCGCAATCTCGTCGACGGCGGTTTCGCCGGCGAGATCCACCCGGTGAACCCCAAGGCCGATGACATCCTCGGCCGCAAGGCGTACAAGAGTGTCACGGACGTTCCCGGTGAGGTGGATGTGGCCGTCTTCGCCATTCCCGCCAGGTTCGTGGCAGCGGCGCTGGAGGAGGTGGGTCGCAAGAACATCCCCAACGCCGTCCTCATCCCCTCCGGGTTCGCGGAGACCGGTGAGGTCCAACTCCAGGAAGAGATCGTCGAGATCGCCGAGCGCTACGGCGTCCGTCTCCTCGGCCCGAACATCTACGGCTACTACTCGACCTGGCAGGACCTCTGCGCCACGTTCTGCACGCCGTACGACGTGAAGGGCGGGGTGGCGCTGACCTCGCAGTCCGGTGGGATCGGGATGGCGATCCTGGGCTTCGCGCGGACCACGAAGACGGGGGTGTCGGCGATCGTCGGGCTCGGCAACAAGTCGGACCTGGACGAGGACGACCTGCTGACCTGGTTCGGCGAGGACCCGCACACCGAGTGCATCGCGATGCACCTGGAGGACCTCAAGGACGGCCGCGCGTTCGTGGAGGCGGCCCGAAAGACCGTGCCCCGTAAGCCGGTTGTGGTGCTGAAGGCGGGCCGTACGGCGGCGGGTGCGAAGGCCGCCGGGTCGCACACGGGCGCGCTGGCCGGTGACGACGCCGTGTACAGCGACATCCTCAAGCAGGCCGGTGTCATCCGGGCCCCCGGGCTCAACGACATGCTGGAGTACGCGCGCGGGCTGCCCGTGCTGCCAACTCCCAAGGGCGACAACGTAGTTATCATCACCGGCGCCGGCGGGAGCGGCGTGCTCCTCTCCGACGCGGTGACCGACAACGGCCTTTCCCTGATGGAGATTCCGCCGGATCTCGACGCGTCCTTCCGGGAGTTCATCCCGCCGTTCGGGGCCGCGGGCAACCCGGTGGACATCACCGGGGGCGAGCCGCCGTCGACGTACGAGGCGACGATCCGGCTCGGTCTTGAGGACCCGAGGATCCACGCGTTGGTCCTCGGTTACTGGCACACCATCGTCACTCCCCCGATGGTCTTCGCGGAGCTGACCGCGCGTGTGGTCGCCGAGTTCAAGGAACGCGGCATCGAGAAGCCGGTGGTGGCGTCGCTCGCGGGTGATGTCGAGGTCGAGGAGGCCTGCCAGTACCTGTACGAGCGCGGGGTCGTGGCGTACCCGTACACGACGGAGAAGCCGGTGGCGGTGCTCGGCGCGAAGTACCAATGGGCGCGCGCGGCAGGGCTGTTGGGCGGTGGTTCATGA